Proteins found in one Saccharomyces cerevisiae S288C chromosome III, complete sequence genomic segment:
- the ELO2 gene encoding fatty acid elongase ELO2 (Fatty acid elongase, involved in sphingolipid biosynthesis; acts on fatty acids of up to 24 carbons in length; mutations have regulatory effects on 1,3-beta-glucan synthase, vacuolar ATPase, and the secretory pathway; ELO2 has a paralog, ELO1, that arose from the whole genome duplication; lethality of the elo2 elo3 double null mutation is functionally complemented by human ELOVL1 and weakly complemented by human ELOVL3 or ELOV7): MNSLVTQYAAPLFERYPQLHDYLPTLERPFFNISLWEHFDDVVTRVTNGRFVPSEFQFIAGELPLSTLPPVLYAITAYYVIIFGGRFLLSKSKPFKLNGLFQLHNLVLTSLSLTLLLLMVEQLVPIIVQHGLYFAICNIGAWTQPLVTLYYMNYIVKFIEFIDTFFLVLKHKKLTFLHTYHHGATALLCYTQLMGTTSISWVPISLNLGVHVVMYWYYFLAARGIRVWWKEWVTRFQIIQFVLDIGFIYFAVYQKAVHLYFPILPHCGDCVGSTTATFAGCAIISSYLVLFISFYINVYKRKGTKTSRVVKRAHGGVAAKVNEYVNVDLKNVPTPSPSPKPQHRRKR, translated from the coding sequence ATGAATTCACTCGTTACTCAATATGCTGCTCCGTTGTTCGAGCGTTATCCCCAACTTCATGACTATTTACCAACTTTGGAGCGaccattttttaatatttcgTTGTGGGAACATTTCGATGATGTCGTCACTCGTGTAACTAACGGTAGATTTGTTCCAAGCGAATTCCAATTCATTGCAGGTGAATTACCATTAAGCACTTTGCCCCCTGTGCTATACGCCATCACTGCCTATTAcgttattatttttggtGGCAGGTTTTTGTTAAGTAAGTCGAAACCATTTAAATTAAATGGCCTTTTCCAATTGCATAATTTGGTTTTAACTTCACTTTCATTGACGCTTTTATTGCTTATGGTTGAACAATTAGTGCCAATTATTGTTCAGCACGGGTTATACTTCGCTATCTGTAATATTGGTGCTTGGACTCAACCGCTCGTTACATTATATTACATGAATTACATTGTCAAGTTTATTGAATTTATAGAcacctttttcttggtgctaaaacataaaaaattgACATTTTTGCATACTTATCACCATGGCGCTACTGCCTTATTATGTTACACCCAATTGATGGGCACCACATCTATTTCTTGGGTCCCTATTTCATTGAACCTTGGTGTTCACGTGGTTATGTATTGGTACTATTTCTTGGCTGCCAGAGGCATCAGGGTCTGGTGGAAGGAATGGGTTACcagatttcaaattatcCAATTTGTTTTGGATATCGGTTTCATATATTTTGCTGTCTACCAAAAAGCAGTTCACTTGTATTTCCCAATTTTGCCACATTGTGGTGACTGTGTGGGTTCAACAACTGCCACCTTTGCAGGTTGTGCCATTATTTCTTCATATTTGGTActatttatttcattttacATTAACGTTTATAAACGTAAAGGCACCAAAACCAGTAGAGTGGTAAAGCGTGCCCACGGCGGTGTTGCCGCAAAGGTTAATGAGTATGTTAACGTTGACTTGAAAAACGTTCCTACTCCATCTCCATCACCAAAACCTCAAcacagaagaaaaaggtaa
- the RRP43 gene encoding exosome non-catalytic core subunit RRP43 (Exosome non-catalytic core component; involved in 3'-5' RNA processing and degradation in both the nucleus and the cytoplasm; has similarity to E. coli RNase PH and to human hRrp43p (OIP2, EXOSC8); protein abundance increases in response to DNA replication stress), producing MAESTTLETIEIHPITFPPEVLARISPELSLQRHLSLGIRPCLRKYEEFRDVAIENNTLSRYADAGNIDTKNNILGSNVLKSGKTIVITSITGGIIEETSAAIKDLDDFGEEELFEVTKEEDIIANYASVYPVVEVERGRVGACTDEEMTISQKLHDSILHSRILPKKALKVKAGVRSANEDGTFSVLYPDELEDDTLNETNLKMKRKWSYVLYAKIVVLSRTGPVFDLCWNSLMYALQSVKLPRAFIDERASDLRMTIRTRGRSATIRETYEIICDQTKSVPLMINAKNIAFASNYGIVELDPECQLQNSDNSEEEEVDIDMDKLNTVLIADLDTEAEETSIHSTISILAAPSGNYKQLTLVGGGAKITPEMIKRSLLLSRVRADDLSTRFNI from the coding sequence ATGGCTGAAAGTACCACGTTAGAAACTATTGAGATACACCCAATTACTTTTCCACCTGAAGTTCTTGCGAGAATATCTCCAGAATTGTCTTTACAAAGACACTTATCCCTAGGAATCAGGCCATGTCTAAGAAAATATGAAGAATTTAGAGATGTTGCTATAGAAAATAATACTTTATCGCGTTATGCGGATGCTGGTAATATAGACACTAAAAACAACATTTTAGGCTCaaatgttttgaaaagtggGAAAACCATAGTCATAACTTCTATTACGGGTGGAATAATAGAAGAAACTAGCGCCGCGATTAAAGATTTGGATGATTTCGGTGAGGAAGAATTGTTCGAAGTGACCAAAGAGGAGGACATAATTGCAAATTATGCTTCTGTCTATCCGGTGGTGGAAGTTGAAAGAGGTAGAGTGGGCGCTTGCACCGATGAAGAAATGACTATATCACAAAAACTACACGATTCCATATTGCACTCTAGGATATTGCCTAAAAAAGCCTTGAAGGTAAAAGCTGGTGTTCGTAGTGCGAATGAAGACGGTACGTTTTCCGTCTTGTATCCCGATGAATTAGAAGATGATACGCTGAATGAAACAAAcctgaaaatgaaaagaaaatggtcATACGTTTTGTATGCGAAAATTGTAGTCTTGAGTCGCACTGGTCCAGTCTTCGATTTGTGTTGGAATTCTTTGATGTACGCTTTACAGAGCGTAAAGTTACCTAGAGCATTTATAGATGAGCGTGCGTCCGATTTAAGAATGACTATAAGAACAAGAGGAAGAAGTGCCACCATAAGAGAAACGTATGAAATTATTTGCGACCAAACTAAGTCAGTACCGTTAATGATAAACGCAAAGAATATTGCATTTGCTTCAAATTATGGGATAGTGGAGTTAGACCCCGAATGCCAATTACAAAACTCTGATAACtctgaagaagaggaagtGGACATTGATATGGATAAATTGAACACTGTGCTAATAGCAGACCTAGATACTGAAGCGGAAGAAACAAGTATACACAGTACGATCTCCATCCTCGCTGCTCCTTCAGGTAACTATAAGCAATTAACATTAGTGGGAGGAGGCGCTAAAATAACGCCAGAAATGATAAAAAGATCATTGTTGTTATCTAGGGTTAGAGCGGACGATTTGTCAACAAGATttaacatataa
- the RBK1 gene encoding putative ribokinase (Ribokinase, phosphorylates ribose to ribose-5-phosphate; required for recycling ribose during nucleotide metabolism): MGITVIGSLNYDLDTFTDRLPNAGETFRANHFETHAGGKGLNQAAAIGKLKNPSSRYSVRMIGNVGNDTFGKQLKDTLSDCGVDITHVGTYEGINTGTATILIEEKAGGQNRILIVEGANSKTIYDPKQLCEIFPEGKEEEEYVVFQHEIPDPLSIIKWIHANRPNFQIVYNPSPFKAMPKKDWELVDLLVVNEIEGLQIVESVFDNELVEEIREKIKDDFLGEYRKICELLYEKLMNRKKRGIVVMTLGSRGVLFCSHESPEVQFLPAIQNVSVVDTTGAGDTFLGGLVTQLYQGETLSTAIKFSTLASSLTIQRKGAAESMPLYKDVQKDA; the protein is encoded by the coding sequence ATGGGTATTACAGTAATAGGTTCTCTAAACTATGATTTGGACACATTTACGGATAGATTACCTAACGCTGGAGAAACTTTCAGGGCTAACCACTTCGAAACACATGCTGGTGGTAAGGGATTGAACCAAGCTGCGGCCATTGGTAAATTAAAAAACCCCAGCAGCAGATATAGTGTTCGAATGATTGGTAATGTTGGAAATGATACATTTGGTAAACAATTGAAGGACACTTTATCCGATTGCGGAGTCGATATCACTCACGTCGGTACTTACGAAGGCATTAATACGGGTACCGCTACCATACTAATTGAAGAGAAAGCTGGTGGCCAAAATAGGATATTGATTGTAGAAGGTGCTAACAGCAAGACTATTTATGACCCGAAACAGTTGtgtgaaatttttccagaGGGCaaggaggaagaagagtATGTTGTTTTTCAACACGAAATTCCTGATCCTCTTTCCATTATTAAATGGATACATGCGAACAGGCCGAATTTTCAGATCGTATATAACCCCTCACCTTTCAAGGCCATGCCTAAGAAAGATTGGGAGTTGGTAGACCTTTTGGTCGTTAATGAAATTGAGGGTCTTCAAATCGTGGAAAGTGTATTTGATAATGAacttgttgaagaaataagGGAGAAGATAAAGGACGACTTTTTAGGAGAATATCGTAAAATTTGTGAGCTTTTGTATGAAAAACTCATGAAtcgaaagaaaagaggaatTGTGGTTATGACTTTGGGTTCGAGAGGGGTGCTTTTCTGTTCGCACGAAAGCCCTGAAGTACAATTCCTTCCGGCTATTCAAAATGTTTCGGTTGTTGATACTACAGGAGCTGGAGATACTTTCCTGGGCGGTTTGGTTACTCAATTGTATCAAGGAGAGACCTTGTCTACGGCTATAAAGTTCTCTACATTAGCTAGTTCATTGaccattcaaagaaaaggtGCTGCTGAAAGCATGCCACTGTATAAAGATGTTCAGAAAGATGCATAA
- the PHO87 gene encoding SPX domain-containing inorganic phosphate transporter (Low-affinity inorganic phosphate (Pi) transporter; acts upstream of Pho81p in regulation of PHO pathway; targeted to vacuole via AP-3 pathway; expression is independent of Pi concentration and Pho4p activity; contains 12 membrane-spanning segments; PHO87 has a paralog, PHO90, that arose from the whole genome duplication), with product MRFSHFLKYNAVPEWQNHYLDYNELKNLIYTLQTDELKQETPTGDLNDDADSQTPGPIADIESNIAAGEPSSSKRRFTHKLKRKLFGSKTPSGSKRGDSDEKAIDGNNINEETIELDELSPQGKTTSFNKNFIRKKFFESRSSSVSSEGKTLFSSYDTFVTNLSDEKLKVDDFYKRMEAKFYERFDHLINDLEKEGIVTRLNETFNPEIQALPPLREIISGTSETHSSNNPFEIHSSNIDSELRNRFDYSEEEMDEDDDVDVFADTTDNTALLNYSQFNIKSQKKSLLKQTIINLYIDLCQLKSFIELNRMGFSKITKKSDKVLHMNTRQELIESEEFFKDTYIFQHETLSSLNSKIAQLIEFYAVLMGQPGNVDSCKQELKSYLHDHIVWERSNTWKDMLGLSSQNNDIITIEDEAEKLMQEKLQIEYFKYPLPKPINLKFTKIENLAVPKLFFGKRAMKIGFIIIVTGVLLGVKTFNDPVEHRCMALVECCAFLWASEAIPLHITGLLVPLLTVLFRVLKDDDGKVMGAAAASTEILGTMWSSTIMILLAGFTLGEALSQYNVAKVLASWLLALAGTKPRNVLLMAMSVVFFLSMWISNVASPVLTYSLLTPLLDPLDYTSPFAKALVMGVALSADIGGMASPISSPQNIISMQYLKPYGIGWGQFFAVALPTGILSMLCSWALMILTFKIGKTKLEKFKPIRTRFTIKQYFIIIVTIATILLWCVESQIESAFGSSGEIAVIPIVLFFGTGLLSTKDFNTFPWSIVVLAMGGIALGKAVSSSGLLVTIARALQKKIQNDGVFAILCIFGILMLVVGTFVSHTVSAIIIIPLVQEVGDKLSDPKAAPILVFGCALLASCGMGLASSGFPNVTAISMTDKKGNRWLTVGAFISRGVPASLLAFVCVITLGYGISSSVLKGST from the coding sequence ATGAGATTCTCACACTTTCTCAAATACAACGCTGTCCCTGAATGGCAGAATCATTACCTAGATTATAacgaattgaaaaatttgatctACACATTACAGACAGATGAATTGAAACAAGAAACGCCAACCGGTGACTTAAACGATGACGCTGACTCTCAGACTCCAGGTCCAATCGCTGATATAGAAAGCAACATAGCTGCAGGAGAACCATCTTCATCGAAAAGAAGATTTACACATAAACTCAAGCGTAAGCTCTTTGGTTCTAAAACACCTTCAGGAAGCAAAAGGGGAGACTCCGACGAAAAGGCCATAGATGGGAACAATATTAACGAGGAAACAATTGAGTTAGACGAGTTATCTCCTCAAGGGAAAACCACCTCTTTCAATAAGAATTTTATACGTaagaaattctttgaaTCACGCAGCTCATCTGTGAGTAGCGAGGGAAAGACGCTCTTCAGTTCTTATGATACATTCGTAACTAACCTGAGCGACgagaaattgaaagtaGATGATTTCTACAAAAGAATGGAAGCTAAGTTCTATGAAAGATTTGACCACTTGATTAATGATTTGGAGAAGGAAGGCATTGTAACAAGATTGAATGAAACTTTCAATCCTGAAATTCAAGCATTGCCTCCTTTAAGAGAAATTATTTCTGGTACATCAGAGACACATTCATCTAATAACCCATTTGAAATACACTCTTCAAACATCGACAGTGAATTGAGAAATAGGTTTGATTACagcgaagaagaaatggatgaagatgatgacgtTGACGTGTTTGCTGACACTACCGACAATACCGCCCTCTTGAATTATTCGCAATTTAACATTAAATCTCAGAAAAAGTCATTATTAAAACAGACAATAATAAATCTTTACATAGACCTTTGCCAGTTGAAATCTTTTATCGAATTGAACAGAATGGGTTTCAGTAAAATTACTAAGAAGTCTGATAAAGTATTGCACATGAACACTAGGCAAGAATTAATAGAAAgtgaagaatttttcaaagacaCCTACATCTTCCAGCATGAAACTTTAAGCAGTTTAAACAGTAAAATTGCACAACTTATTGAATTTTATGCTGTTCTCATGGGTCAGCCTGGGAACGTAGATTCATGCAAGCAAGAGTTAAAGTCGTACCTGCACGACCACATTGTTTGGGAAAGAAGCAACACATGGAAAGACATGTTGGGCCTCTCTTCGCAAAATAACGATATAATAActattgaagatgaagcTGAGAAACTTATGCAAGAAAAGCTTCAAATTGAATATTTCAAGTATCCATTGCCTAAGCCAATTAATTTGAAGTTTactaaaattgaaaatttggcAGTTCCTAAGCTATTTTTTGGGAAAAGAGCAATGAAAATAGGcttcattatcattgtCACAGGTGTTTTGTTGGGTGTTAAAACTTTCAATGACCCTGTCGAACACCGGTGTATGGCATTGGTAGAATGCTGTGCTTTCTTATGGGCTAGTGAAGCCATTCCATTACACATCACAGGTTTATTGGTTCCCCTTCTAACTGTCCTTTTTAGGGTACTAAAAGACGATGACGGTAAGGTAATGGGAGCAGCAGCTGCCTCTACAGAAATCTTAGGTACAATGTGGTCGTCAACAATTATGATTTTATTAGCAGGTTTCACATTGGGTGAAGCCTTGTCGCAATATAACGTTGCGAAAGTTTTGGCATCGTGGTTATTGGCCCTTGCAGGTACCAAGCCAAGAAATGTCCTTTTAATGGCAATGAGTGttgtattctttctttcgATGTGGATTTCCAACGTTGCCTCCCCAGTATTGACATATTCTCTATTAACACCCTTACTAGATCCGCTGGACTACACTTCACCGTTTGCTAAGGCATTAGTCATGGGTGTTGCACTTTCGGCAGATATTGGTGGTATGGCTTCACCTATTTCTTCGCCACAGAATATCATCTCCATGCAGTACTTAAAACCTTATGGAATCGGCTGGGGGCAATTTTTTGCTGTCGCTCTGCCTACAGGTATTCTATCGATGCTGTGCTCCTGGGCCTTGATGATACTCACCTTTAAAATAGGCAAAACTaaactggaaaaatttaaacCAATAAGGACCAGATTTACTATAAAGcaatattttatcatcattgtAACTATTGCTACTATTCTTCTATGGTGTGTAGAGTCACAAATAGAAAGTGCTTTTGGATCGTCCGGTGAAATTGCAGTAATACCGATAGTCCTGTTTTTTGGTACAGGTCTACTATCAACAAAGGATTTCAACACATTCCCTTGGTCAATTGTTGTTCTTGCTATGGGTGGTATAGCCCTTGGTAAGGCAGTTTCATCTTCAGGCTTGTTGGTAACTATTGCAAGAGCattacaaaagaaaattcagaacGATGGTGTTTTTGCTATCTTATGTATTTTCGGTATTTTAATGTTAGTTGTGGGCACTTTTGTCTCACATACTGTGTCAGCAATCATCATTATTCCCTTGGTGCAAGAAGTTGGTGACAAATTATCCGATCCAAAGGCAGCTCCAATTCTTGTGTTCGGTTGCGCCTTGTTAGCCTCATGCGGTATGGGGTTGGCTTCATCTGGATTTCCAAACGTTACTGCTATTTCTATGACCGATAAAAAGGGTAATAGATGGCTAACTGTAGGCGCTTTTATCTCCAGAGGTGTTCCTGCTTCGTTGTTAGCGTTTGTCTGCGTAATTACTCTCGGTTATGGTATTAGTTCTTCCGTCTTAAAAGGTAGCACTTAA